The genomic interval GATTCTAGGCAATCCTTTTCGGATGTCGATTTCGATATTTGGATCTGTAAATGGACCTGAAGTATCGTAAACGGTAATGGAAGGATTTTTTTCAATTCGACCATTAGACATTTTAGTGTCGGAAAGCCTGATTTCGCGCATAGCGACTTTTATAGGGTGGATATCACCGTCGATATATACTTTGGTCGAATTAGGAAAGGGTTGTCTGGAGATTTCTTGTTCGTTGTTCATTAATATTAGTTATTAGTTATGAATTGTAAGTTATGGGTTGGATACTGAGTACTGCGACTGCACATTAAATTAGCCGCCTTGAGTGGCTGAGATTATAAGAATATCGTCAGTTTCGGATAGGTGATGGTGGTCCCAATTGGATTTTGGGATTACGTTGCTGTTTATGGCGACAGCAATGCCATTTTGTTTTTGGGGAATTTCAAGGTCGAGCAGTGCTTGAATACTCAGTGCATCTGCGGTAAATTGCTTAATCTGGTTGTTGATTTTTAGTTCCATTCCTCTTGAATTTAGTATAAGTTATACTTTAGGAATGGCTACAAAGTGCCCGAAATCGGGACCACGGAAGTCATCGTACTTTTCCCTACGCTAGTATGAACTAGATCAGGTTCAGAGGGTAATTCTCAGCCTACAATGTTGTAGACACCCCTAAAGTGAGCTGCAAATGTATAAAAAATTATGAAGTATAGGTTATAAATTAGAAGTTATTTACAACTGCGACTTTATACTGTACACTAAATACTAATTTCTTGTCCAGCAACTAGCCAAGTGATCATTGACCATTCCAGTTGCTTGCATGTGGGCATAAATGACAGTAGAACCTACGAATTTGAAGCCTCGTTTTTTTAAATCTTTACTGATTGTATCAGAAAGTAGAGTAGTGGCAGGAACTTCTTTTAGAGATGGTGGATTGTTTATAATGGGTTTTCCGTCTGCAAAATTCCAAATATATTTTGAGAAACTTCCGAATTCTTCTTGGATTTTGATAAAAGCTTGTGCATTGGTGACAGCTGAATAGATTTTTAGTTTATTGCGAATGATTCCAGCGTCTTGTAATAAATCTAATATTTTATCATCATTGTAGTGGGCAATTTTTGTATAATCGAAATTGTCAAAAGCTTTACGGAAATTTTCTCTTTTGTTGAGTATGGTAATCCAACTGAGTCCTGCTTGAAAGGTTTCGAGGATGAGGAATTCGAATAAAGTGGCGTCATCGTAAACGGGTTTCCCCCATTCGTTGTCGTGATATTCTTTATATAGGTCAGAGGATAAACACCAAGCGCATCTTATTTTGTCTTCCATTGAATTGTAGTTTTAGGAAATCAAATATAATAAAAAAGAAAATGCCTGTAGTTTATAAGGCTTTGGAGTTTAACGTATGTAGTTCTGTTAAATGAAAAAATCCCATTCGGATAAACCGAATGGGATTTCATGTTTTATAAAAAGTTGTTTTAGATTAACCTAAAGCAGCTCTTTTGAATCCAGTAACGATAAGATCTTTGTCTAAAGATTTAACATAAGCAGCAACGCTTAATTTGTTGTCTTTGATGTAATCTTGGTTAACTAAAGTATTGTCTTTAAAGAAACGAGCCAATTTACCTTTAGCAATATTGTCTAACATAGCTTCTGGTTTACCTTCTTGACGTAGTAAGTCTTTAGCGATTTCGATTTCTTTTTCGATAGTTGCAGCGTCAACACCAGCTTCGTTCAAAGCGATAGGAGACATTGCAGCAGCTTGCATAGCAACATTTCTAGAAACTTCGTCAGCACCAGCAGGAGCAGCAGATAAAGCTACCAAAGTAGCGATTTTGTTTCCAGAGTGGATATAAGATCCAACGAAAGCACCTTCTAATTTCTCAAAAGTTCTGATTTCTAATTTTTCTCCGATAACACCTGTTTGTTCAATTAACTTTTCAGCAACAGTGATTCCTTTGTACTCAGCCGCTAAGAAAGCTTCTAGAGTGTCAAAGTTCAATGCTAGATTAGCCAATTCAGTCGCCATAGTTACAAAACTTTCGTTCATCCCTACGAAGTCAGTCTCACAGTTTAATGTGATTACAACCCCAGCAGTTTTATCAGCGTTAACAATAGCAATTGCAGCTCCTTCTGTAGATTCTCTATCAGAACGGTTAGCCGCTACTTTTTGTCCTTTTTTACGTAGGTTTTCGATCGCTAAATCAAAATCTCCGTCCGCTTCAACTAATGCTTTTTTGCAGTCCATCATTCCTGCGCCAGTAGCTGTTCTTAATTTATTTACGTCTGCAGCAGTTATTGTTGCCATTTCTTTGTATATTTTAAGATTATTTTTTATGTAAAAAAAAGAAATTCCAATCCTAAAATCCCAAATTCCAATTTTATTAAATCATCAATTTATAGTTGACTTTTTATATGGAATTTGGAATTTTAGTATTGGAATATACTATTTAATTTATTCTTTAGTTTCAGTTGCAGGTGCATCAGCTTCTGGTGCAGCAGGTGCAACAGTTTCAGCTACTGGAGCAGCTTCAGTTGCAACAGCTTTAGCAGCAGGAGCAGCAGCTGGTTTGTCAGCAGCTTCACCTTCTTTTTCAGAACCTCTTTCAGAAAGTCCTTCTGTAACTGCAGCAGTTACTAAAGATAAAATTTTGTCAATTGATTTAGAAGCATCATCATTAGATGGAATAACATAATCTACCTCACGTGGGTCAGAGTTTGTATCAACCATTGCAAAAACTGGAATGTTTAATTTTTGAGCTTCTTTTATTGCGATGTGTTCCGCTTTGATATCTACTACGAATAATGCAGCAGGTAATCTAGACATATCAGCGATTGAACCTAAATTTTTCTCTAATTTAGCACGAAGACGATCAACTTGTAAACGCTCTTTCTTAGAAAGGGTCATGAAAGTACCATCTTTCTTCATTTTATCAATAGTAGCCATTTTTTTAACGGCTTTACGGATAGTTACGAAGTTAGTTAGCATTCCACCAGGCCATCTTTCAGTGATGTAAGGCATGTTTGCAGCTTTTGCTTTTTCGGCAACGATGTCTTTTGCTTGTTTTTTGGTAGCAACAAATAATATTTTTCTACCTGATGCAGCAATCTTTTTCATAGCTTCACTAGCTTCTTCGATTTTTGCTGCAGTTTTATATAGATTGATAATGTGAATACCATTACGTTCCATATAAATGTAAGGAGCCATATTTGGATCCCATTTTCTAGTCATGTGTCCAAAATGAACACCTGCTTCTAGTAAGTCTTTTACTTCTACTTTGTTTGACATTTTTTGTTTAGTTTACGTTCTGTTGATTAGCAATGTATAAATGGCGATTTCTCGGCTAAATACATTTAGATGCTAAACTAATTCCTACCTCAGTAGGCAACAACAACATTGTTTTTTAATTCAAATAATAAACGAAGTCTTGCGCATAATTGAACAAGACGGGTAATATTAACGTTTAGAGAACTGGAATTTCTTACGAGCTTTCTTCTGACCGAATTTCTTACGTTCAACCATTCTTGGATCTCTTGTTAATAAACCTTCTGGTTTCAATATGCCTCTGTTTTCAGCATTAACTTCACACATAACACGTGCTAATGCCATTCTTACAGCTTCTGCTTGACCAGTTGAACCACCTCCGTAAACATTTACTTTTACGTCAAAGTTAGCTGCATTTTCTGTCATAGATAATGGTTGCAAAACTTTGTACTGTAAAGTAGCTGTTGGGAAGTAAGTTGCGAATTCTTTTTTGTTTACAGTGATTACTCCTGTTCCTTCCGAAACATAAACACGTGCAACAGCGGTTTTTCTTCTACCGATTTTGTGAATAACTCCCATTACTTAAGATCGTTTAGGTTAACAGTTCTTGGTTTTTGAGCTCCTTGTTTGTGCTCAGTTCCAACAACTACATTTAGATTTCTAAAAAGTTCAGCTCCTAATTTGTTCTTAGGTAACATTCCTTTTATTGCTTTTTCTACTAAGGTTGCAGGGTTTTTTGCTTGCAATACTTTAGCAGTTAAAGTTCTTTGTCCTCCTGGGTAACCTGTATGACGCATGTAAATTTTGTCATCCATTTTTTTACCTGTAAGGTTGATTTTTTCTGAGTTGATAACGATTACGTTATCTCCACAGTCAACGTGTGGTGAGTAACTTGGCTTGTACTTACCTCTCAAAATCATAGCGACTTTTGAAGCAAGACGACCTAAGTTATGACCATCTGCATCTACAACGATCCACTCTTTTACAGAGTTTGCTTTTGTTGTAGAAATTGTCTTGTAGCTTAATGCGTTCACAATAATAAATTTTAATTAAACATTCCATCCCCTATAAAGGGGTTGCAAAAGTACAATTAATTATTTTAAATACAAATACCATAAATGATTATTTTATTTACGGTTTTGTCTGATTATCAATTGTCTATTTTGTTTCATTTATAGTTACTATGGTTTTTGGCTTTTAAGAGGTCATTTGTTGTAACAGTTAAATTTATTATGAAGTGTTTTTGTCTTTTTTTATGGTGTTGTTTAATTCATTATCTTGCGCTTTGGAATCTGATTTTTCGTCTTGTCTTAAACGTTTTACTTTAAGTAGAGTCTTAATAGGAAAAATGTAGTAATGTTAGAAATTGCACTCCTATATTAATGTATAAGGTTTTGTTGTTTTGTAATTCTGTCATGAGGACTGGATTTTGCGTGAGGGATAGTAGCGGAAATCCTTTTTTGGGCTCTTTTGCCCAAAAAAGATTGTAGCGAATAGCCCGACCCGTTTTTTTTACGGGGCACGCCCAAAAAAAATAAACTTTTATTTGTTAATCGAGTTTCAGTTTTTAAGAATATAAAAATATCACCGTTATGAAAGTAAAAGCAACTCTTAAGCAAATTGCAAAAGAACTTAATGTATCTGTTTCAACCGTTTCTAAGGCTCTTAATAATAGTCCAGAGATAAGTGAATTGACTAAAGTTAAAATTAAGGAGTATGCAAAACTTAAAAATTATAAACCCAATGTTATTGGGCTGAACCTTAAGAATAGGAAAACTAAAACCATTGGGGTGATTATACCTAATATATTGAATTCTTTTTACGCCAAGGTTTTTAGTGGTATCGAGAAAGTGGCCGATAAGCAAGGGTATAATGTGATTACGTGTATTTCGAATGAGTCGATTGTAAAGGAAGTGAACACTTTGGAGATGTTGAGTAATGGAACAATTGATGGATTTATTTTGTCGGTTTCTGAGGAGGCTCAAAAATTACAGGATTACTCCCATTTTTCAAATATCATTAATGAGGGTACTCCAATAGTAATGTTTGATCGAATTGCAGATGAAATAGAGTGCGACAAAGTGATTGTAGACGATTTTGATTCAGGACGTAATGTTACGCAACGATTGATTAAACAGGGATGTAAAAATATTGCTTTGATTTCATCTATTGAAAATTTAAGTGTTGGAAAATTAAGAAGTGAAGGTTATTTGAAGGCTTTGATTGATAATGGAATTCCTATAAATGAAAATATTATCCTTAGAACGGATTGTGAAGAGGATATGAAGTCTAAAATAGAAGGGATTTTTAATAACAATACGATTGATGCTGTTTTTGCTCTGGATGAAAACGATTCGGTTGCGGCTTTGAGAGTCGCAATCAAAAATGGTTATAATATCCCGGAGGATTTGTCTATTGTGGGTTTTGCTGATGGAATTCTAGCTTCTAGAAGATTGTCTCCGAGTTTGAGCACCGTAAGTCAACATGGAGTTGAAATTGGCGAAGTAGCTGCGAAACTATTAATTGACCGATTAGAAAATGAAGATGAAATCGAGCCACCCTACGAAACTATTATCATCAAGACTAAACTGAAAGAAAGAGAATCTTCTCGTTCTAAAAAGAAGAAAAAATAAAGTATTCGGGTTGATGAAATTTAAACACGAATTGGAATTAATTGAAGTCAATAATTTAGTTTCTGACATAAAAAAAACCATTCTTATTTTTAAGAATGGTTTTTTTTATGCTCTATTAAGATATTGGTTTCTTGATTTAGATTTTTGTAAAATCTAAATTATGTGTATAACCGACTGTTATGGTGTGGTTATTTTCTCGGCTAATTCCGTCTCCTTTTTCGGAGAATTGATTTAGATAGCCAACTTGAATATTGGAATCTTTGGTAAAACGCCATCCCAAAGCTGCTGATAATCGGTTTTGGTCAAAGACGTTTGCGGCTACGCGTTCGCCAATATTGACGAAAATTTCGTCAGCAACAGCTAGAAATAAGGTGTTGTCTTCCATTTGAGCACTTGTTAAAGGAACTTGTACTCTAAAACGGTATCTTGCTCTATGTCTTAGTTTCCAGTAGCCTTCTTCTGGGTCATCGTATCTCAAATAATCAGAGGATAAACTAGTTCCAAAATTTTTAAACGACTGTGTCCATCTTTGTTCTAGTCTAAAACGGCTATCAAAAGAGAAGCGACCACTGTTGTTGTGATTGATAACTAATTGTTCCCAAATACGATGTTCGTTAAATTTATGATCATTGAATCTTGAGGGTATTGCTTCTGCAAATTCTCCATAAGCTGCCGTTTCTATATGTGCCCAACCAGCAGTCACCATCACATCCTTGCTGACATTATAGTCAAGCCCAAATCGGAACATGCTTTGCATTGGGTTTTTAAATCCTTGATTTCTACGCATTTGGTATTCTGTGTGGAGTCCCCATTTTTCGGTCAGTTTATGGTTTCCGTTGTAGCTCATCCAGACATTCGTTTGGTCTACTTTTGTGTTGGTTTGTGCCCACGAAAAGGAAGTGACTGCAATTAAAAGGCTTAGGCTAAGGTTTTTTTTTAATTTTCTCAAAATTAGTAATAGGTTTTAAAAGTTTTTTTACAAAAATATCATTTACATCCATTTTTGGCCTCAATAAAAATCTTAATTTAATGTTATATTCTTTGTTAAAGGAAGGCGTTTTGAAAGGGTGTTGTGAAATTGTTGTAAATCAGTAAGTCTTTTTTTTTGTAAAGGGAATATAAAAGGAGTCTTCTTGTGCTTAAAAAGGAAAACCATTCGAGCAGAAAACAAGAATGGTTTTTATAGGTTGTTTGAAATCGTCAATAATAAATGAATTTTCTTGTCGGTGAGATCAAAAATCCAAATTCGTTAATCTACAATCGTTAATTAATTATAATGATTATGATCTTCGGAGGCTAAAGGGATTTAGTGCGCTTCCAGCCAATTTTTCCCCATTCCTAAATCAACTACCAAAGGAACATCAAGCTTAAAAGCCGTTTCCATTTCGTGTTTAATCATCGGTTGAATTTTTTCTAGTTCGCTGTTGTGTACATCAAAGACAAGCTCATCATGTACTTGAAGTAGCATTTTTGATTTCCAGTTGTCGGCAATCAGTTTATTGTGAATATTAATCATCGCAATTTTGATAATATCTGCCGCCGAACCTTGAATAGGAGCGTTGACTGCATTACGTTCTGCGCCACCACGCACAATTGCGTTTTGAGAGTTAATGTCTTTCAAATAGCGACGACGACCTAAAACCGTTTGTACATAACCATTGTCTCTCGCAAAATCAACTTGTTCGCTGATGTATGATTTTAATTGAGGATATGATTTGTAATACGCTTCAATTAAATCGGCACTTTCCGAGCGGGAAAGAT from Flavobacterium ovatum carries:
- the thiS gene encoding sulfur carrier protein ThiS; translation: MELKINNQIKQFTADALSIQALLDLEIPQKQNGIAVAINSNVIPKSNWDHHHLSETDDILIISATQGG
- a CDS encoding DNA-3-methyladenine glycosylase I, with translation MEDKIRCAWCLSSDLYKEYHDNEWGKPVYDDATLFEFLILETFQAGLSWITILNKRENFRKAFDNFDYTKIAHYNDDKILDLLQDAGIIRNKLKIYSAVTNAQAFIKIQEEFGSFSKYIWNFADGKPIINNPPSLKEVPATTLLSDTISKDLKKRGFKFVGSTVIYAHMQATGMVNDHLASCWTRN
- the tsf gene encoding translation elongation factor Ts; this encodes MATITAADVNKLRTATGAGMMDCKKALVEADGDFDLAIENLRKKGQKVAANRSDRESTEGAAIAIVNADKTAGVVITLNCETDFVGMNESFVTMATELANLALNFDTLEAFLAAEYKGITVAEKLIEQTGVIGEKLEIRTFEKLEGAFVGSYIHSGNKIATLVALSAAPAGADEVSRNVAMQAAAMSPIALNEAGVDAATIEKEIEIAKDLLRQEGKPEAMLDNIAKGKLARFFKDNTLVNQDYIKDNKLSVAAYVKSLDKDLIVTGFKRAALG
- the rpsB gene encoding 30S ribosomal protein S2, with protein sequence MSNKVEVKDLLEAGVHFGHMTRKWDPNMAPYIYMERNGIHIINLYKTAAKIEEASEAMKKIAASGRKILFVATKKQAKDIVAEKAKAANMPYITERWPGGMLTNFVTIRKAVKKMATIDKMKKDGTFMTLSKKERLQVDRLRAKLEKNLGSIADMSRLPAALFVVDIKAEHIAIKEAQKLNIPVFAMVDTNSDPREVDYVIPSNDDASKSIDKILSLVTAAVTEGLSERGSEKEGEAADKPAAAPAAKAVATEAAPVAETVAPAAPEADAPATETKE
- the rpsI gene encoding 30S ribosomal protein S9, which produces MGVIHKIGRRKTAVARVYVSEGTGVITVNKKEFATYFPTATLQYKVLQPLSMTENAANFDVKVNVYGGGSTGQAEAVRMALARVMCEVNAENRGILKPEGLLTRDPRMVERKKFGQKKARKKFQFSKR
- the rplM gene encoding 50S ribosomal protein L13, which gives rise to MNALSYKTISTTKANSVKEWIVVDADGHNLGRLASKVAMILRGKYKPSYSPHVDCGDNVIVINSEKINLTGKKMDDKIYMRHTGYPGGQRTLTAKVLQAKNPATLVEKAIKGMLPKNKLGAELFRNLNVVVGTEHKQGAQKPRTVNLNDLK
- a CDS encoding LacI family DNA-binding transcriptional regulator — encoded protein: MKVKATLKQIAKELNVSVSTVSKALNNSPEISELTKVKIKEYAKLKNYKPNVIGLNLKNRKTKTIGVIIPNILNSFYAKVFSGIEKVADKQGYNVITCISNESIVKEVNTLEMLSNGTIDGFILSVSEEAQKLQDYSHFSNIINEGTPIVMFDRIADEIECDKVIVDDFDSGRNVTQRLIKQGCKNIALISSIENLSVGKLRSEGYLKALIDNGIPINENIILRTDCEEDMKSKIEGIFNNNTIDAVFALDENDSVAALRVAIKNGYNIPEDLSIVGFADGILASRRLSPSLSTVSQHGVEIGEVAAKLLIDRLENEDEIEPPYETIIIKTKLKERESSRSKKKKK
- a CDS encoding DUF2490 domain-containing protein, which produces MRKLKKNLSLSLLIAVTSFSWAQTNTKVDQTNVWMSYNGNHKLTEKWGLHTEYQMRRNQGFKNPMQSMFRFGLDYNVSKDVMVTAGWAHIETAAYGEFAEAIPSRFNDHKFNEHRIWEQLVINHNNSGRFSFDSRFRLEQRWTQSFKNFGTSLSSDYLRYDDPEEGYWKLRHRARYRFRVQVPLTSAQMEDNTLFLAVADEIFVNIGERVAANVFDQNRLSAALGWRFTKDSNIQVGYLNQFSEKGDGISRENNHTITVGYTHNLDFTKI